Below is a genomic region from Mus caroli chromosome 13, CAROLI_EIJ_v1.1, whole genome shotgun sequence.
GGCCGCGCGAATACAGTTGAACCACTGCTGCTTATGGAACACATCATTGGCTTGCAGTGTGTGAGAGTGGCCTGGAGAAGGGTCTTGGAAGCGGACCCTAAAGATATTTTTAgctgaagggaggaaaaaagaaatcaagactgAGAAAGTGGTCATGCAGTAAGTAAAGTTCCAGTACCTATGAGACACACACTGTTAAAGACAGCTGCTAGCCAGAGGTTGCTGACCAACTCCATACTGTGCCAGCATATGACTGGGgaatggttttattttcaaaatgctaAGGGTTGAGTCTAATTTCATTTAGGgacatttgtttcttcttttcagtgtTGTTTGTTAAGatggggtctcactctgtagcccaggttagcttcaaaTGTGTGGCCATTCTGCTCCACTCCCTTCCTCCCCGTCTATCCCGGCCCCCTTTAGTAACTACCTTTGTCTGAGTTGCCGAAGGCCCCTCGGAAGGAGCCACCCATGCGCACATCCCCGTCCTGCAGGTCTTCCAGCACCAGCTCTTGGACTGGGATGGGCTGCCGGTAAACCTGGTACAAGTGGCGCTCATTTCGAGTGACAGGCCGAGTCAAAACCAAGATGTCTTGAAATAGGAAAATGTACAGTTTCtgcagaaatgaaggaaaaaaaaaaaaaacaccaaaaacttcctaaataaaagatttaattgATAAGGAACTGGATTTGAGATTtagatttttctaatttctccTTTATACACGGCACAGAATAGTGATCTCATGGCTTCCCAGGTCTAACTTGGAGCAGTCAAGCCCAGGCTACCTAgagctcttctctttctttcatcagGCCACACTACCAGGCTAGGTGACAGCTGAGCAAATGCCACCTATCTGAGAGACCTGGTGTCAGCAGAAACAGTTTCAACTCCAGTACTGTGCACTGTAGTTTCCAAAGACACAGGGATCCCAAGTGCGTGCTGCTACAATGTTCATGGGTCAGTTGTGTCTACACAGGTCTAAGCCTTCACAGAACAGTTAGGCTCTGTGGCAGAAATCAGATAGGCTGGATTTCAACTTTTTCTTGAACAACCCCCAACTTACAAATGGAGCTGTTGGAAAGCACATATAAAGCAAAAATAGCATTCATGACTCCTAATTCTAGGAGGTTCttttgtaataaatattaaaaaaaaagtaaaattgttcTTGTTTAATCTGCTGCAAAACTTGAGTGGTGCCAAAACCTCTGGCCCTGCTGGAAGACACCATTCCCACAGCAAGCGCTCATCACTGTGGAAACACAGGAGACTCACCACACACAGGCTGATAGTTCACAAGCGGAAAGGACTGCTAGTTGAGATGTTTAAGTCTTCCTATCTGCTTTATTAAAGCTGGTCACATACACGAGTGCTACCCTTCCTGCTGCAAGCTgcaggctggctggcttgcttgcttgcttgcttgcttatttatttatttatttatttatttatttatttatttatttatttatttatttccagacagggtttctctgtgtagccctggctgtcctggaactcactttgtagaccaggctggcctcgaactcagaaatccgcctgcctttgcctcccaagtgctgggattaaaggcgtgtgccaccaccgcctggctgcaggcttatttttaaaaacctgtctcATAATTTGCAAAACTTGAGGTGGGAATAAGGAAGCAATGGCCTCCTTCCCGTTCACACTGGAAGCACTCACATGGCCGCTTTTATTCTTCAGCTCCCCATGGCACAGCAGCACTTTGCTTGCTTCGATCCTAGGGTCCTTCTGCTTCTCGTCCAGGTACTCCAGCTTGTTGATGTAATACTGACACTCAGATTCGCCTTTCTTCAAGTTGATATCAGAAAGAACTCCTTGTATTATCAATATCTAGAAATGATAAAGACAGAAGAATAAAGCCATATGGGGCAACTGCTGTCTATcagcctccccttcctccctccagagCAAACATTCACACAAAAAGGCAGAATCTAAAGCTTGAATTGGCTCCAGAGATCAGTCCAGTCAGTCTCTTCATTATACATGTGAACAGCCATACTGGGCGACTAGTTCAAGGCTACCAGCCAGTGGAAGGGACTAGACGAAAGCCCAGTCTATTGATGACATGAGATTTGAAAGTACCACTGTATGCTTTTCTAAGGTTAGCCATGCTAAACTTGCAAGACTGCTCTATGGGTTTACTTACTGCTTCCTCCAGAAGCTGAACATCAAGGTGGTCTTTGGGAGTGTGTCTAAGGATTTCTTTTAACAATAAGGGGTACTTGACAAGGCGACTTCGAGGGATATCTAGGAAACTCCAAAGATCTAGTTTTCGACTGAAAGGAGACTCCAGACAGCGCTGGAGGAAGTCTTGGACTCTTGGGTCTTGTTTCTTCTGATCCAGAAGAGCCTTGGCCGCCAGCTGGTTACTACAGTAGCCTCTGTAGGCATTCAGGCCTGGTAactggagagcagagacagagcaTGACATATCCTACATGACTGGGTGCATTAGTAAGCCATGAGCACAAACCACAAAAGACAGCATGAGGCCACATGTTTTCCCGGCTGTGGAAATCTTCCTGGCTCTACTAAGGCGCATGGCCTCACTAAGATGTTAGTTATCTGTGTGCCCAGGACACCGAGTTGCTTCTATCACATGTCACAACCATGACGCTGTGGGCCTGTTCACTCTTGTTTGAGGTCATAAACATAGAAGTAGCCTTCATTACCGAGTCCCCATGAATCCTCCTTCAACAGGGCCTGGCATACAGTAAGTACTCAAGCATTTATTTACATGAAAGATTGCATAAGTATCATAGCATTATGGAAAGTCTGCTCAAGCAGGGACATTATTTATAAGTAGATCTATAACTCAATAAAGTATTTACAAGGCTGTAAGTTCTTATCATCATAACTTTGCTGGACTTTAAGGTTTCCTTGCTCGTAGAGTCTGTGGCAGACAAAGCTGCTATGAGTGACATTGCAGGCCACAGCACTGCTCACGTACCCAGTTCACGAGAATGTGACCAATCTGCTCCACAGTCCCATCAGGCTTGGTTGCTTCTCCAATTCTTGCTAACAGATCTGAAGGGCACAACAATAGAGAGAGAGCAGTGACACACTGACTGGAAAGAAGTGGTGAGTGTGACATCATCGTTAATTTAAATGGCTGCTCAGAGACAAATGGAAACGAAGAGCAAAGCTGACCTTCGTGCAGAGGTATGTAAGCATCCAAGTCTCCAAATATGTGCGTGAGTTCCTCTTCTGACATGATGGACAGCTTTAACATGGGGTCATGGTAGGCCTGGCAGAGGGGAAGAGATACATCACACAAAGAATGAGCAAGGAAAGCCCTTAGGCACCCCGTCCTCGAGCACACCCTAGTAACTCCATATCAGGGACACAGCTTTGGGAGAAATGCTACAGTTTACACTCACTCTAAAAAGTTTACTAGTGGTCACACTTGAAAAGCAGTGCTTCAATCTTGAGTCAAAGACGTAGCCCTCAGTAAAACTCTGCTGCTTTCTACTTCCACGGTTAAGGAGCCACCCTTTAGAAGCTGTGAGGTGGGTGGCCTTTGAAGGGCTGGCACTCGGTGTGGTAAAGTGACACTGACCTTTCTTGCGAGCTTGAGATCCTCAATCAAGTCCTGTTCTCCTCGGGACAATTCATATATGGCCTAAAAACATCCAGCAACACCAGAAGTCAGACATGAAAAATCATGTAATTGATATTTACAGTGCTTGACTAAGAGACTTGGTCTGAAAATTCTAATTCAGCTTGAAatgtttttccatccttttacccaCTAGAGCTGCTGAATCTGATGACGACCACCACGCACTATAAACTGTTGCAGACTGGGTGGCTGTTACTCAAATAAAAACCATCAGGTATT
It encodes:
- the Net1 gene encoding neuroepithelial cell-transforming gene 1 protein isoform X3 — translated: MKRKRREKDDDVVSLSSLDLKEPSNKRVRPLARVTSLANLISPVRNGAVRRFGQTIQSFTLRGDHRSPASAQKSFSRSTVPTPTKRRSSALWSEMLDINMKESLTTREIKRQEAIYELSRGEQDLIEDLKLARKAYHDPMLKLSIMSEEELTHIFGDLDAYIPLHEDLLARIGEATKPDGTVEQIGHILVNWLPGLNAYRGYCSNQLAAKALLDQKKQDPRVQDFLQRCLESPFSRKLDLWSFLDIPRSRLVKYPLLLKEILRHTPKDHLDVQLLEEAILIIQGVLSDINLKKGESECQYYINKLEYLDEKQKDPRIEASKVLLCHGELKNKSGHKLYIFLFQDILVLTRPVTRNERHLYQVYRQPIPVQELVLEDLQDGDVRMGGSFRGAFGNSDKAKNIFRVRFQDPSPGHSHTLQANDVFHKQQWFNCIRAAIAPFQRAASPLELQGLPDLHEECEENNPSAGNLRAQRRSCVVPGVMQVDEESALDYGSSVQTVEDTRNMKAQRPHPGLRRARDKAQSGGKKKETLV
- the Net1 gene encoding neuroepithelial cell-transforming gene 1 protein isoform X1, with the translated sequence MEPEPAAQKQPRPRRRSRRVSMLSEEPAAGLPADTPGPAANERCSLRRGSSFTFLTPGPHWDFTLKRKRREKDDDVVSLSSLDLKEPSNKRVRPLARVTSLANLISPVRNGAVRRFGQTIQSFTLRGDHRSPASAQKSFSRSTVPTPTKRRSSALWSEMLDINMKESLTTREIKRQEAIYELSRGEQDLIEDLKLARKAYHDPMLKLSIMSEEELTHIFGDLDAYIPLHEDLLARIGEATKPDGTVEQIGHILVNWLPGLNAYRGYCSNQLAAKALLDQKKQDPRVQDFLQRCLESPFSRKLDLWSFLDIPRSRLVKYPLLLKEILRHTPKDHLDVQLLEEAILIIQGVLSDINLKKGESECQYYINKLEYLDEKQKDPRIEASKVLLCHGELKNKSGHKLYIFLFQDILVLTRPVTRNERHLYQVYRQPIPVQELVLEDLQDGDVRMGGSFRGAFGNSDKAKNIFRVRFQDPSPGHSHTLQANDVFHKQQWFNCIRAAIAPFQRAASPLELQGLPDLHEECEENNPSAGNLRAQRRSCVVPGVMQVDEESALDYGSSVQTVEDTRNMKAQRPHPGLRRARDKAQSGGKKKETLV
- the Net1 gene encoding neuroepithelial cell-transforming gene 1 protein isoform X2: MVAHDEIGGLLPIKRTIRVLDVNNQPFREQEEPSNKRVRPLARVTSLANLISPVRNGAVRRFGQTIQSFTLRGDHRSPASAQKSFSRSTVPTPTKRRSSALWSEMLDINMKESLTTREIKRQEAIYELSRGEQDLIEDLKLARKAYHDPMLKLSIMSEEELTHIFGDLDAYIPLHEDLLARIGEATKPDGTVEQIGHILVNWLPGLNAYRGYCSNQLAAKALLDQKKQDPRVQDFLQRCLESPFSRKLDLWSFLDIPRSRLVKYPLLLKEILRHTPKDHLDVQLLEEAILIIQGVLSDINLKKGESECQYYINKLEYLDEKQKDPRIEASKVLLCHGELKNKSGHKLYIFLFQDILVLTRPVTRNERHLYQVYRQPIPVQELVLEDLQDGDVRMGGSFRGAFGNSDKAKNIFRVRFQDPSPGHSHTLQANDVFHKQQWFNCIRAAIAPFQRAASPLELQGLPDLHEECEENNPSAGNLRAQRRSCVVPGVMQVDEESALDYGSSVQTVEDTRNMKAQRPHPGLRRARDKAQSGGKKKETLV